Genomic DNA from Gimesia aquarii:
ATGCCTGGTGACTGTTTCATGAAAGTGTCTCCGAAAGCTGATCATGGATATTGAGGATGGATCGCCCTCTCAGGCGGGAGCATGACTGTGGACCTGAATTGTAACACAGCAGATCGCAGAAGACATCAGAAATCAGATTTTTGTGGTAGAATTGCTATTTACTGGTATGAACAGCCTGGAGTACCTCCGGTCTCAGGTTGAAATAAAAATTCGCTATGGAAATCGTAATTCCAGTAAGTACAATCTCTGAAAATTGAGAACCGTTCCAAAACGTCCACTTCAATTAATGCAAAGGAAAAGATTGACATGAGTGAAAATGTAGCAGTTACGCTGGAGCTAAAACAAAGCCAGATTGATTATCTCGACCAGATGGTACAGAAACACAGTCTCCCCGATCGCTCTAAAGTGCTTCGCTGTTTGATCAATTTTGCCATCGATGAATCACAAAATGAAGAGTCGATCTATTCCAAAACGCGTTGTAATCACTGCTGACGGAAATCATTAATGAATACTAACGGGAGTCAGACTGCAATCACAGAACATGAATCGTATATACGGCAGTACGTTGCGCTGATATAGATTACACTGCTCCCGAAAAATACACTCTGAGGTAGCATTAGCTTCCTTGAGGGAAACCTCATTGGCTATAGCCTGGAAGACTCACCTGAGTTAAGCAGGGCCACAACACCCCATCCTGAACGACCCTCTTTTCCACTTCTCATTTTTCAGTTCTTCGATTGAGGCGGTATCTGTTAAAATGAAGTCTGAAGATTGATTTTCCATCAAATTTATTGCAGCGGTAATAGAATCCATTCAATCAAGCTGATGTTGCCAGTTTATACTCATCAACTAAATCTTTGTATGAGCCTAATATCAAACGAAGAAGACTGAAGTGGTCAAGTCGAAAGAAAATAGGAATTTGTCGTCAACAACAAGTGAGAGCGTGCTGATACAATCTGTTGTTTCACTGACGTCACCTGAGAGACAGCCGATACGAATCGATAACAGGAGGACTTATGAGCATGGTCTGTTCAAATTGTTTTCAAACCAGTGGGTTTCATAGTGAAAAATTCAAGTTGTGAAGAGACCTTCAGTATGTAAAACCATTCTCACGCGCGCGACGCAATTCGCGCAATTTAGTCAATGACATCAGCAAGTCAAGATACAAATCATGCAGTACCGTTTAGGACTTTAACTCAATTTCAAAATTCCTGAAAATGTCAATTTGATTTTTCAGTTAACCTGTTTTGAGACTGCTAGATATTGATTTAGTAAATTAGAAATAGAGGACGTTTTTCTCATGTGTTCTGAGGAAAAATGAAGGCGGAAAACAAACGACATTCTACACCTAGAATTCCTAACCGGACCAACCCTGACCAGTGTCAAGATAGTTAATCGTTTCCTAACTAAAATGGATCTAGTAACTGGATCAAACCTGACGACAGAAGTAGGGGCTCTACACACAAACTGGAATGGATTCCATGAAACAATACTGTCTGGCTGTCATCATCGTTCTGGGTGCAAATTCTTTACTTTTCGCGCAGACTATCGATCAGATACCTGAATTCGATAATGAAAATTATAGTGGCGATGTCTCGGAGCTGTTCGGCGATTCCGCCTGGTTTGGACGCTACCATCCCCATTTCGGTTACAGCTATGAAGCGGGGGATACAATAGGTCGTGTTGGAGGACTTTCCTCCTTCGAAGGATTCCTTCCCTTGTTTGAGGGATATGATAGCGACTGGCTTGCCTTCCTCGATGCCCGGTTACTGCTTGATGATGAGAATCATAATCTGGGTTCCAATATCGGGATTGGTGCCCGACAATATTTACCCGAGTATCAGCGAACCATTGGCGGCTACATTTATTATGACACCCGTGACACAGGCTATGCCAACTTTGGCCAGGTTTCAGGGGGTATCGAAACACTTGGCGATCTTTGGGATGCACGACTCAACTGGTACATCCCCACCGGAACAAGACGTAAATTGTTAAGAACCACTCATGACCCTACTGGCACGTACACATTTATCGGCCATCATCTCTTCGGCGGAACATTTACCAGATTCTACCAAGCCGCGATGACGGGAGTTGATATGGAAGCTGGTCGGAAAATTTATTCCGGCCCCAATACCGACGTCCGCGCTTTTGCTGGCTGGTATCATTTTCAGGCCAATGGAACTCCTCAAGCCTGGGGCTGGAAGTCGCGTGTTGAAGGTCGCATATCAGATGTCGTCGCCTTGAATCTCAGTATTCAAAATGATCGTGTGTTCGACACAACAGTTAACTTCGCTGTATCTTTTCAGTGGCCTAGTATCACAGGCTTGAGAAATGGACCACGATCCAACCTGCCGGCTCGTGATCGACTGGGAGAAGCTCCCGAACGCCTCCGTAATATCGTGGTCACCAACCAGGAAATCCAGGATCCCAATGGTGGTTTGCTTATTGATCCTTCAACGGGACTGCCTTACTTCTTCATGCATGTCGAAACAGGAGGCAGTGGTGATGGAACATTTGAGGATCCATTTGGAACTTTGGCAGCCGCCTTTGCAGACACAAGGACACAACAGGGGAATGTTGTCGTGTACGACCATCGGAATGCCGCGGAAGCGGGTAACTTTACACTTGCAACGAATACTCAAGTGCTCTCATCCGGGCCAGCACAATTCATTACCACTCAAGTGGGACAGGTACAGCTGCCTGATTCGAATACCGGCCTGACTCCACAGATTACCGGTAGCTTCACGCTGAATAACCGCAGTGTGCTTTCCGGATTTGATATCACAACAACGGGTGCCGGTTCTTCGATTATCGCAAATGGAGTGGGTAACCTGATGGTCTCTAACAATACCATTAATCATACCGGAGCTGGTACGGCAATCAGCTTGTCAAATTTAACCGGCCCCGCTACGTTCAACCAAACACCTCTCACCAAATCGGGTGGTCTGGGTGTGCTGATTTCCGGGGGTAATGGGGATGTGACCTTTACCAATAGTTCGATTACAAATACCAACGGCGATGGTATCGATATCCAGAACGCAGGCGGAACGATACAGTTCGGACAGGTCACCACAACCAATGGCACAACGTCTGTCAACGTTAACAACGGCACGGCAAATATTACAGTTGACAACTTAAGCAGCACAAATGCGGGCGCTGACTCAGTCCTGATTAACAATCTGACGGGTAGCTTTACACTTAATGGTGGAACTCTCACGAATAGTGGAGCAACCGGCGTTACTGCTACCAATTCACAAAATATTACCATTCAAAACACGACTATTGACACCCCCACGACTGAAGGTATCTTCGCACAAAATGTCACGAACTTTAACTTTTCATCCAATACCATAGACGATGCAAGCATTGATGGAATTGCAGTACTGAATGGTTCTGGAAACGGCACCATCAGTGGAAACACGATCCGAAGTATTCTGACTGCATTTGATGATGCGATTGATGTGGAAATTGGCGGTGATGCAACCGTCGACATTGATAATAACATCATTACCAGTGTGCTTGCTTTAGCTGGTACTGGAATCGAAGTATCCACCACCGCGGGTAATGTGACAACACGGATTAGAGGCAACCAGATTACCAGTATCCTGAATGCGTTTGGAGACGGGATTAATTACACAGGTAATTCAACCGGTACTATGACAACTACCATTACGGGTAACACAATCCAGAATACCGCAGGCGTATTCGGAGATGGTATTAGTGTGATTTACAATGCAGGATCAGCCACAACAACGATCTCTCAAAATACGATCGACTCGGATGATCTGGTGAATCTCTTTGGTACGGGTATTTATCTTGGTCTGAACACGACAGGCACAACAGACACTACTATTAACCAAAACACAATTTCGGATGATGTCCTGGCAGCGCTGTTTGATGATGGTATCTCGTTGGACATTGATCGTGGTACAGACCACGACGTCTTCGTCACCAATAACTTGATCGCACAAACGGGTGGTCTTTTTAATGACAGTATCGAGGTACTCCTGGATAGTGGCACGGCAAGTGCGGCCCGCATTCAGGTCAATAGTAACATACTCTTTGGAGCTGGTGGAGGTGGTACCGGACTCGATGTGTTTGTCGGCTCGCCTCATCTGCTTTGTGTAGAGGCGACAGGAAATACGACCAACACGTCTCTCGATTTCTTTGCTGCCGTGGGTGGTACCATCAATGTGGAAGACCTGCCGAATCTCTCCACGAACAACAATGGTGCGACAGTCAATACGGCTGGTGGAGGCACGATTCAGAACATTGCCGATTGCTTCCCATAAACCATATATAAAACGTTTAGATATCGTAATACATGGCAAATTCGTAAGGATGCGGGCGCTCGCGAAGGGCAGCCACTTCCTGACTGGACTTGTACCAGATCCATGTATCGATCACATCTTCTGTAAAGACATCACCCACAAGCAGAAACTGATGATCATCGCGTAACGCTTGAAGTGCCTGTTCCAGTGATTCAGGTACAGCGGGTAACTCTGCCAGTTCATCAGGTTTCAGGTCATAGATATCTTTTTCCAGAGGGTGACCGGGATCGATCTTGTTTTGAATGCCGTCCAGCATCGCCATCAACACAGCTGACATTGCTAAGTAAGGATTCGAAGAAGAATCGGGGCAGCGGAATTCAAAACGTTTGTTTTCAGGATGAGGACTGTGCACGGGAATCCGAATCGCCGCTGATCGATTTCGATAGCTGTACGTCAAATTGATGGGTGCTTCATAGCCGGCAATCAAACGTTTGTAGCTATTGGTCGTGGGACAACAAAATGCAAATAGAGCAGGCGCGTGTTTGAGAATCCCCCCCATCGCATACATTCCCATCTCGCTGAGACCTCCATAGCGGGAACCCGCAAACAGCGGTTTACCCTCCTTCCAAAGCGACATATGCAAATGCAAGCCGGAACCATTATCGTTCCAGAGTGGCTTTGGCATAAAGGTCGCTGTTTTACCATGTTTGGCAGCCACGTTCTTAACAATGTATTTGTAGCGCAACAGGTTGTCAGCGGTCTTTAACAACGGTGCATATTTCATATCGATTTCACACTGGCCGCCCGTTGCTACTTCATGATGCTGCGCTTCGACTTCGACGCCACAATCCATTAACGCCAGCATCATCTCAGTACGTGCTTCCTGTAAGGTGTCAGCCGGTGGAACGGGGAAATAACCTTCCTTATGCCGGATTTTGTAACCCGCGTTTGGGGTGCTGCCTGCTTTTCCTCGGTTCCACTGGCCTTCAATACTGTCCACATGGTAATAGCATTCGTGCTCATTTTGGTCGAATTGCACGTCATCAAATATAAAGAACTCTGCTTCGGGCCCGAAATTGGCTACATCAGCGATTTTAGTGGACCGCATATAGCTTTCTGCTTTGCGGGCAACATTGCGCGGATCTTTGGCATAGTCCTCGCGAGTGATCGGATCCTGAATGTTACAGGTCATCACGAGAGTGTTTGTCATAAAGGGATCAACAAACGCCGTTTCAGGTTGAGGAACGACTAACATATCACTTTCGTTAATCGCCTTCCAGCCGCGCATTGAAGAGCCATCAAAGCCGAAGCCATCTTCGAAACTCTTCTCTACCAATATCTTAGCAGGAATAGTGAAATGTTTTTGGGTGCCAGGAAAATCCATAAATCGAAGGTCTATGGCCTGAATTTCCCGTTCACGGCAGAGGGCGAGCACTTCCCGAGGAGTCATTGTTGTTCCCTGATTTGAGTTTGTCATTCATCAATTATTCTAAGGTAAAACAGAATATCTTAATAATGCAAACCATATACCATTCCCAAAATTTGCTCAAAAAACAGGCAGAGTTACTCATAGATTTAAGTTACTTCACCCATTAATAAGGCGATAGCTGTAATCATCGCCTCTCTCAGTAAGATCCAACTCAAAAGTAGAATTTTATTAACAAAGCATACGAATTTACAAAATTATTTATTGTTGTTTGCGCTAATTGACAGAAGCCTCTGAACAACTATAGACTTAGGATTAATATTTTTGTATATTAATGAACCAATGTATTAATATATTAAATATTATGTTGCCTTAAACATGTCATAAATGAATTCGCAGCATGACACAAGAGAATTCAACGTCTTCCGCTGAAATCAGCAATCAAACTGAGTTAATCGAAGCTGGATCGAAGCTGGTATATCATCATCCAGGATGAAAGTTTTTATCTCTAATGTTGTTTTCTTATTCTTTCTTTTTCAAAGGGAAAAACATGAAACTGACTCATTCAAAGAAACGCGCTTTTACACTGATTGAGTTGCTGGTCGTGATCGCCATCATAGCCATTTTGATCGCCTTACTGTTGCCAGCAGTTCAACAGGCACGAGAAGCTGCCAGGAGATCAACTTGCAAAAACAACCTTAAGCAAATCGGCCTGGCACATCATAATTATCATGATGTCTTCAAATGCTTTCCTCTCGGTGCACGTCGGGACCATGCAGGAGGCTGGGGACAATCTTGGTGGGTCGGAATTCTGCCATATATGGATCAGGCTGCTCTATTCAACCAACTGAATCATGAAGTTAATCACTCCGGCTACGTTGGAAATGGAGCGGTTGCGGACAAGGTAATCATTCCATTGATGCTCTGTCCATCCAGTCCCATGAAAGCGATTACTCATAACACGGGGGGAGGATCGACTGTCAGGCCACACTATGTGGGGATTTCAGGAGCCACTAACGGAAACGGCTTCACGAATGCATCAATCCATAATCAATACGCTTACACAGGGTGTTGTACTTCAGTCACCCCCGGAGGAATTAAAGCCCGTGGTGGTGTCATGCTCCAGAATCTATGTATCAAAATCAAAGATATTTCAGATGGAACTACTAATATCATAGTTGTAAGTGAATGTTCAAACTATTTTCGAGACGCAGCTGACAATCCAGTTCAGGTTAACAGCAATCACGGTTGGATGATGGGTACAGCTGATGCTGGCGAAACAGGTCAAAACCGTACATTCAATCTCACAACCATTCGGTATCCACCTAATACTGTAGATAACAGTTTACCGGGCACCGGAACAAACGATGGCCCCAACAATGGGATCTACTCTCCACATACGGGAGGAGTTCATGCTTTATTGGGAGATGGTTCAGTCCGGTTTCTCAGTGAAAATATAGATATGCAAACTTTACGGCGTTTAGCAACGCGCGATGATGGAAAGCCACTCGGCGAATTCTGATCTCAACCCTGTAGGCGGGCAATCCTGTCCGCCTACAATTCTCTTCGAGGCACAATGTCTCATCTGTTTAAATTTCTTTTTCAGACCTCTTTGAATCACATCGAAAACAAGGGAAGAAATGCACGAATTATTCATTAGGGATCAACGAAGGCACGTTACTATAATCGTAAGCTCGCTCATTTTTGCGATCTTGAGTTTTGCTGGCTGCACCGGTGGAAGCAGGTTACCCGAGGGAGACACAGGCACTGTAAAAGGAAAAGTTACTTCCAATGGAAAGTCTGTACCCGATGGTACCTCTATTGTCTTTCTCCACAAAGACAAGGGAATTACTGCATCGAGTGCCATTGCCGCTGATGGAACATATTCACTCCGTATGAGACGTGGTGATGCGATCTTAGTAGGTGACTATCAAATTGGTGTTACGCCGCCAACAACTGAAATGACTGCTGCCGAGGCCGATGCAGCAATCACAGGAGAAGCCCCCGCTGCAAAAGAGTGGCCCGAAATTCCTAAGAAATACCAGAACCCCGAAACGAGCGAAGTGACTTTCACTATCAAGGCTGGCGAGAACACTTTCGACCTGGACATGAAATAGCCAAAGCTATATCGATAATGAATCGTCAATATGGGAACAGGCTAAATAAAAAACTATCTCCAACGATAGTAGCATCATGGAAAACTTACTCTTAGGTTCTCGCTACAAAGAATTGATCGTACTTCAAACTGGTATGTGTCCAACCCTTGATGCAGTATACCTGGCAAAAGATCGCCAAACGCATTGAGTTCGAGAATGGCCTGCTGACGAAATCCGGGGGTCAACAATACATCAACGCCAATATGAAAGTTTCCCGGATAGAGACTGGCAGCCTGCTCGCAGGTTTTACGAACTTCCTCCCACCCTGATGTACCAAGCGCATTAATGAGCTGTTTCCCATCACCACGACGATTCCCCAAATGAAGATTACTGAGAGGCCTACGGCTTTCTCTGACAACAAAGTGACGCACCTGACCATCAATCACGATCACTCGCAAATCAAATGTTGTCCCATGTTTCAGTGAAGCTTTAGGCAGCCACTTCTCGAGATGAATCTGCTCAAGACACAATTCGTCGATGAGGATCTTGAATCAGTTGAGTGTAGGAAACAATGTCTGCCTGTGATTGTCCAAAATCCTGTAAAGCCTTTTGAAAAAATTGAATCCGCTGATTTCCAGGGTTCCCGATGATAACAAAATGATTGGGAGAAACATGTGGTAATAGATCAGCCATAAGACTACTTTAAAGATCATTCAGAAACGGCACAGTATCAACTTTCTTCACCACCATACGTACCCGGCTCCTGTTTATCATCAATATCAACTTCGATCTCTAAATTCTCAAGCTGCTCACACATTGCTTTGTTAATATAGTGAGGATGAAGATCCAATTTTTTCAAGTGGCTCAATCGACCCTTTATTTCAACTTAATACTCAATACCATTCGAGTTTGGGGTGTAGCTGCCGTTGTGGTTCTAGCGTTATCTCAGTTGATGGTGAGGGCACCATATATCGATGTCATTTTATCAAGGAGCCGATCGGAAATATCTATTGGTCCGATTTTGAATTGAAATTACGAGACCTTCCTTGCACGAATGAAACCTGTGGCTGCCACATCGGTTACGTGCATATGGATGAGTTGAGTCTTTATCCTGTATTTAAGGGGGGTATTCTGGAACGTATTCTACAGGAATACTAGTACGATACCGAACCAAGCTTAGAACCAAAAGCTGATGAAACCCGGCAAATACCATTCTGCAAAGACAATTGCTTCATAACAAATACTTTGCTGATGTTTGAGGAAGTGAAGCCTAATAACAACCAGTATAGGCTTTTAGTACTTTGTATCTAGAAGTTTATCTTTGATTCTTTAAACGCCACTCAAAAGCTGTACTTAATTAACAAAGTATACATAATCACAAAGCATGCGGTTTACTAATGGAACTGATTGACAGAATAGATCTTCAATTGTAGACTCGAAATTAATACCTATGTATATTAATGAACCAATGTATTAATAACACGTTCTCTAACTAC
This window encodes:
- a CDS encoding beta strand repeat-containing protein, translating into MKQYCLAVIIVLGANSLLFAQTIDQIPEFDNENYSGDVSELFGDSAWFGRYHPHFGYSYEAGDTIGRVGGLSSFEGFLPLFEGYDSDWLAFLDARLLLDDENHNLGSNIGIGARQYLPEYQRTIGGYIYYDTRDTGYANFGQVSGGIETLGDLWDARLNWYIPTGTRRKLLRTTHDPTGTYTFIGHHLFGGTFTRFYQAAMTGVDMEAGRKIYSGPNTDVRAFAGWYHFQANGTPQAWGWKSRVEGRISDVVALNLSIQNDRVFDTTVNFAVSFQWPSITGLRNGPRSNLPARDRLGEAPERLRNIVVTNQEIQDPNGGLLIDPSTGLPYFFMHVETGGSGDGTFEDPFGTLAAAFADTRTQQGNVVVYDHRNAAEAGNFTLATNTQVLSSGPAQFITTQVGQVQLPDSNTGLTPQITGSFTLNNRSVLSGFDITTTGAGSSIIANGVGNLMVSNNTINHTGAGTAISLSNLTGPATFNQTPLTKSGGLGVLISGGNGDVTFTNSSITNTNGDGIDIQNAGGTIQFGQVTTTNGTTSVNVNNGTANITVDNLSSTNAGADSVLINNLTGSFTLNGGTLTNSGATGVTATNSQNITIQNTTIDTPTTEGIFAQNVTNFNFSSNTIDDASIDGIAVLNGSGNGTISGNTIRSILTAFDDAIDVEIGGDATVDIDNNIITSVLALAGTGIEVSTTAGNVTTRIRGNQITSILNAFGDGINYTGNSTGTMTTTITGNTIQNTAGVFGDGISVIYNAGSATTTISQNTIDSDDLVNLFGTGIYLGLNTTGTTDTTINQNTISDDVLAALFDDGISLDIDRGTDHDVFVTNNLIAQTGGLFNDSIEVLLDSGTASAARIQVNSNILFGAGGGGTGLDVFVGSPHLLCVEATGNTTNTSLDFFAAVGGTINVEDLPNLSTNNNGATVNTAGGGTIQNIADCFP
- the glnA gene encoding type I glutamate--ammonia ligase, with amino-acid sequence MTPREVLALCREREIQAIDLRFMDFPGTQKHFTIPAKILVEKSFEDGFGFDGSSMRGWKAINESDMLVVPQPETAFVDPFMTNTLVMTCNIQDPITREDYAKDPRNVARKAESYMRSTKIADVANFGPEAEFFIFDDVQFDQNEHECYYHVDSIEGQWNRGKAGSTPNAGYKIRHKEGYFPVPPADTLQEARTEMMLALMDCGVEVEAQHHEVATGGQCEIDMKYAPLLKTADNLLRYKYIVKNVAAKHGKTATFMPKPLWNDNGSGLHLHMSLWKEGKPLFAGSRYGGLSEMGMYAMGGILKHAPALFAFCCPTTNSYKRLIAGYEAPINLTYSYRNRSAAIRIPVHSPHPENKRFEFRCPDSSSNPYLAMSAVLMAMLDGIQNKIDPGHPLEKDIYDLKPDELAELPAVPESLEQALQALRDDHQFLLVGDVFTEDVIDTWIWYKSSQEVAALRERPHPYEFAMYYDI
- a CDS encoding DUF1559 domain-containing protein produces the protein MKLTHSKKRAFTLIELLVVIAIIAILIALLLPAVQQAREAARRSTCKNNLKQIGLAHHNYHDVFKCFPLGARRDHAGGWGQSWWVGILPYMDQAALFNQLNHEVNHSGYVGNGAVADKVIIPLMLCPSSPMKAITHNTGGGSTVRPHYVGISGATNGNGFTNASIHNQYAYTGCCTSVTPGGIKARGGVMLQNLCIKIKDISDGTTNIIVVSECSNYFRDAADNPVQVNSNHGWMMGTADAGETGQNRTFNLTTIRYPPNTVDNSLPGTGTNDGPNNGIYSPHTGGVHALLGDGSVRFLSENIDMQTLRRLATRDDGKPLGEF